A window of Aerococcus urinae contains these coding sequences:
- the secA gene encoding preprotein translocase subunit SecA, with protein MANILRKMFDNDKRELKRFNKQAKKVEALADKYSEYSDEQLRAKTTSFRERLAYGESLEDILVEAFATVREAAKRVLGLYPYHVQIVGGLALHYGNIAEMKTGEGKTLTETMPVYLNALEGKGVHVVTVNDYLARRDSVDMGEVYRFLGLTVGLNTNDLTAEEKRAAYHCDVTYSTNNELGFDYLRDNMVVYKEQMVQRPLHYAIVDEVDSILIDEARTPLIISGQAEQSTALYQRADYFVKSLKEEEDYVIDIESKTISLTEQGVDKAEAVFHLDNLYDVENGPLIHHIDTALRANYIMIRDIDYVVQEDEVKIVDGFTGRIMEGRRYSDGLHQGIEAKENVPIQNESKTMATITFQNYFRMYDKLAGMTGTAKTEEQEFREIYDMDVIQIPTNRPVQREDALDKIYPNLMTKFRAVADEIESRHKKGQPVLVGTVAVETSELLSRMLSERNIPHNVLNAKNHAREAEIIAQAGQEGAVTIATNMAGRGTDIKLGPGVKELGGLAVIGTERHESRRIDDQLRGRSGRQGDPGFSRFYLSLEDDLMRRFGSDRVKAIWENLQLEDDDVSIENPMLTRQVESAQKRVEGNNYDTRKSVLEYDEVMREQREIIYSQRQQIIDEKESLDKIMWAMIERTVERMVEQYTAGAEKEWNLEALYDQVSTEILRSDAIQLSDLQGKTQDELKQFITDKARQRFQEKLDNIANPDLILEFEKVVILRAVDTRWTDHIDAMDQLRQGVGLRAYAQNNPLVEYQTEGYERFNDMISGIEYDASRIFMNSEIRQNLQRQQV; from the coding sequence GCCGCTAAACGGGTTTTAGGTTTATACCCCTACCATGTTCAAATCGTGGGGGGCTTAGCGCTTCATTATGGGAATATTGCTGAGATGAAGACTGGGGAAGGTAAGACCTTGACGGAGACTATGCCAGTTTACCTCAATGCCTTAGAAGGTAAAGGGGTTCATGTGGTAACAGTCAACGACTACCTAGCCCGCCGTGACTCGGTGGATATGGGAGAAGTCTATCGCTTCCTAGGCCTGACAGTGGGTTTAAATACCAATGACCTAACCGCCGAAGAAAAACGGGCTGCCTACCACTGTGATGTGACTTATTCCACCAACAACGAATTAGGTTTTGACTACTTACGTGATAATATGGTGGTTTATAAAGAACAAATGGTCCAACGTCCCCTGCATTACGCCATTGTCGATGAGGTGGACTCTATCTTGATCGATGAAGCCCGGACGCCTTTGATCATTTCTGGTCAAGCTGAGCAATCCACAGCCCTTTACCAAAGGGCCGATTATTTCGTGAAGTCCTTGAAAGAGGAAGAAGACTATGTTATTGATATTGAGTCAAAAACCATTAGCCTGACTGAACAAGGAGTTGACAAGGCTGAGGCGGTTTTCCACTTAGACAATCTTTACGATGTGGAAAATGGTCCTCTTATCCACCACATTGATACCGCCTTACGGGCTAACTACATCATGATCCGCGATATTGACTACGTGGTTCAAGAAGATGAAGTGAAGATTGTGGACGGCTTTACTGGTCGGATTATGGAAGGACGGCGCTACTCGGATGGTCTCCACCAAGGGATTGAAGCCAAGGAAAATGTGCCCATTCAAAATGAATCCAAAACCATGGCCACCATTACCTTCCAAAATTACTTCCGTATGTATGACAAATTAGCGGGGATGACTGGGACAGCCAAAACCGAAGAACAAGAATTTCGCGAAATCTATGACATGGATGTTATCCAGATTCCTACCAACCGTCCTGTCCAACGTGAAGATGCCTTGGATAAAATTTACCCTAACTTGATGACCAAATTTCGTGCCGTAGCTGATGAAATTGAAAGCCGCCACAAAAAAGGTCAACCGGTATTGGTTGGGACAGTTGCGGTGGAAACTTCAGAACTCCTGTCACGGATGCTCAGTGAACGAAATATTCCCCACAATGTCTTAAACGCTAAAAATCATGCCCGCGAAGCTGAGATCATTGCGCAAGCAGGGCAAGAAGGCGCCGTAACCATTGCCACCAACATGGCTGGACGTGGGACCGACATTAAATTAGGACCTGGCGTTAAAGAGCTGGGCGGCTTGGCAGTTATTGGAACGGAACGCCACGAATCACGCCGGATCGACGACCAATTGCGGGGCCGTTCTGGCAGGCAAGGGGACCCAGGTTTCTCCCGTTTTTATTTGTCCTTAGAAGACGACTTGATGCGTCGCTTCGGTTCTGACCGAGTAAAAGCCATTTGGGAAAACCTCCAATTAGAGGATGACGATGTCTCAATTGAAAATCCCATGCTGACTCGCCAAGTGGAATCTGCTCAAAAACGGGTAGAAGGAAATAACTACGATACTCGTAAGAGTGTCTTAGAATACGACGAAGTCATGCGTGAACAACGGGAAATCATCTATAGCCAACGCCAACAAATTATCGATGAAAAAGAATCCCTTGATAAAATTATGTGGGCCATGATTGAACGCACCGTTGAACGTATGGTTGAACAGTATACTGCTGGGGCCGAAAAAGAATGGAACTTAGAAGCCCTCTATGACCAAGTGTCTACTGAAATTCTACGCTCAGATGCGATTCAGCTCAGTGATTTACAAGGAAAGACGCAAGACGAGCTCAAGCAATTCATTACCGATAAAGCCCGCCAACGCTTCCAAGAAAAGTTAGATAATATTGCTAACCCTGATTTGATCTTGGAATTTGAAAAGGTGGTTATTCTGCGGGCGGTTGACACCCGCTGGACTGACCATATTGATGCCATGGATCAATTACGTCAAGGGGTAGGACTAAGAGCCTATGCGCAAAATAACCCGCTTGTAGAATATCAAACTGAAGGTTATGAACGTTTCAATGATATGATTTCTGGCATTGAATACGATGCCAGCCGGATCTTTATGAACTCTGAAATCCGCCAAAACCTCCAAAGACAACAAGTTTAA
- the prfB gene encoding peptide chain release factor 2 (programmed frameshift), with protein sequence MEISELRHLLAENKEQLTSFGRSLDLEELEAQLAEYQDRMLAPDFWDDPSQAQAVINENNQVKAVYETYHKLLSTYEDLEAYDDLLSEEEADQELYQDFEDQVLAFQEEMEDYERHMLLNGPHDKAAAILDIHPGAGGTESQDWASMLLRMYQRWADSHDFTFTLFDYQAGDEAGIKSATFEIKGNNAYGLLKSEHGIHRLVRISPFDSNKRRHTSFASVEVMPEIDQNTEIEINDDDLRIDVFRASGAGGQHINKTSSAVRITHIPTGIVVSSQSQRSQLQNRETAMKTLQAKLARLLEEKNAQELDEIRGEKSEIAWGSQIRSYVFHPYQMVKDHRTNYEEGDTSKVMDGDIDGFIDAYLKETINQD encoded by the exons ATGGAAATTAGTGAATTACGTCATCTATTAGCCGAAAATAAAGAACAATTAACCAGTTTCGGGAGGTCTCTT GACTTAGAGGAGTTAGAAGCCCAACTGGCTGAATACCAAGACCGCATGTTGGCTCCTGATTTCTGGGATGACCCGAGTCAGGCCCAGGCAGTGATCAATGAAAATAATCAAGTCAAGGCTGTCTATGAGACCTACCATAAGTTATTATCGACCTATGAGGATCTAGAAGCTTATGATGACTTACTTTCAGAAGAAGAGGCTGACCAAGAGCTTTACCAGGATTTTGAAGATCAAGTGCTCGCCTTCCAGGAAGAGATGGAGGATTATGAGCGCCATATGCTACTCAATGGCCCTCACGATAAGGCGGCAGCTATTTTAGATATTCATCCTGGGGCAGGAGGAACCGAGTCTCAAGACTGGGCCAGCATGCTGCTTAGGATGTACCAACGCTGGGCGGATAGTCATGATTTCACCTTTACCCTCTTTGACTACCAGGCTGGTGATGAAGCGGGGATTAAGTCGGCTACCTTTGAAATTAAAGGCAATAATGCCTATGGCTTATTAAAATCGGAGCACGGTATCCACCGCTTAGTCCGTATTTCTCCCTTTGACTCCAACAAGCGCCGGCATACCTCCTTTGCTTCTGTAGAAGTCATGCCTGAGATTGATCAGAATACGGAAATAGAAATCAATGACGATGACTTACGGATCGATGTTTTTCGTGCTTCTGGTGCTGGGGGGCAGCATATTAATAAAACCTCATCTGCCGTTCGCATTACCCATATTCCAACTGGAATTGTGGTTTCCTCACAAAGTCAACGCTCACAATTACAGAATCGGGAAACCGCTATGAAAACGCTGCAAGCCAAACTTGCGCGCTTATTAGAAGAAAAGAACGCCCAAGAACTTGATGAAATTCGGGGCGAAAAGTCTGAGATCGCTTGGGGATCTCAAATTCGTTCCTATGTTTTCCACCCTTATCAAATGGTCAAAGACCATCGGACGAATTACGAAGAAGGCGATACCAGTAAGGTGATGGATGGCGATATCGATGGCTTTATCGATGCCTATCTTAAAGAGACTATCAATCAGGATTAA
- a CDS encoding response regulator transcription factor has translation MKKVLVVDDEESIRKLLEYNLSKEGYEVTSSADGKAAYDLAGEENFDFIILDLMLPSMDGMDVCKQLRQDKVNTPILMLTAKDDELEKIIGLELGADDYMTKPFSPREVVARMKAILRRSRDYGKEASDQEDKKEADQDPAGEEESVIQVGDITINQSDFSVTAHGQAVDMTKKEFELLTYLAERVDRIVSREILLSKIWDFDYSVGSRLVDVHISHLREKIEKDPKNPEYIITVRGFGYKFEVPKA, from the coding sequence ATGAAGAAAGTTCTAGTCGTGGATGACGAAGAATCAATTCGGAAGTTGTTAGAATATAACCTATCTAAAGAAGGCTATGAGGTCACTTCATCAGCTGATGGTAAGGCAGCCTATGATCTTGCAGGTGAGGAAAACTTTGATTTTATTATATTAGATTTGATGCTTCCTTCCATGGATGGAATGGATGTATGTAAGCAATTGCGCCAGGATAAGGTGAATACACCGATCTTGATGTTAACTGCTAAGGATGATGAACTAGAAAAAATTATTGGCCTCGAATTGGGGGCGGACGACTATATGACAAAACCCTTTAGTCCGCGAGAAGTGGTAGCGCGAATGAAGGCCATCTTACGCCGGTCACGTGACTACGGCAAAGAGGCTAGTGACCAAGAAGACAAGAAGGAAGCTGACCAAGACCCAGCCGGGGAAGAAGAATCAGTGATCCAGGTAGGCGATATCACCATTAATCAGAGTGATTTTTCTGTCACTGCCCATGGCCAAGCGGTAGATATGACAAAGAAAGAATTTGAACTCTTGACTTATTTAGCTGAACGGGTAGACCGGATTGTTTCTCGGGAAATTCTCTTATCCAAGATTTGGGATTTTGATTACTCGGTAGGTTCCCGCTTAGTGGACGTGCATATTAGTCACTTACGGGAAAAGATTGAAAAGGACCCTAAAAATCCTGAATATATCATTACAGTTAGAGGCTTTGGCTATAAATTTGAGGTGCCCAAAGCATGA
- the pnpS gene encoding two-component system histidine kinase PnpS, producing the protein MKRLTLIITTVFSLLFILYSFLFAYNANEVVQVTVQQETQESMRDTVHSVERITKNLTAEDVVNNSSAWFDAQQEIMNTLNPMERVSIYDANHKEVLSFGNKLLANISFTEEGKQALDKNLSFTEFENEEDMTTYEYTGLIKNKNHQPIGSIRVLRNVNDITEAQNRLLIVSVGGSVVMVLILLAILSYYFKKIAQPIYSISDVVGRLSKSDYSIRYNQLGVAEIDELGDDINDLASNLSRQDIQISMQEERLQLLMDYLVVGVLMIDKKHRIKVANKAAYSIFDLDDNVINHKYEEVLTGYRLLQMIETCYSTKENVNDEVYLYYPKELILDVNILYVPKKANVSGISEQVVVLAYDITEIRRLEKVRSDFIANASHELKTPVTALKGFTETLLDGALEDEDTAREFVEIMNREANRLGYLINDILDLAKIEQDQLGHRSETVQLNRVIAEVVHSLEIPASGNRVEVHYDNDLEAGIRFTTEEMRLKQILTNLINNAIKYNKAEGGQVWISSTVTEDDKYVVIAIRDNGLGIPDEDIPRIFERFYRVDKTRSTASGGTGLGLSIVRNLVASMSGKIDVVSELNEGSTFTVYLPKNDKNLLETEADASLSADSE; encoded by the coding sequence ATGAAGCGTTTAACTTTAATCATAACAACAGTGTTTTCGCTGTTGTTTATTTTATATAGTTTTCTTTTTGCCTATAATGCTAACGAAGTTGTTCAAGTCACTGTCCAGCAGGAAACCCAGGAATCCATGCGTGACACCGTCCATTCTGTCGAACGAATCACTAAGAATTTAACTGCTGAAGATGTCGTGAATAATAGTTCGGCCTGGTTTGATGCCCAGCAGGAAATTATGAATACACTTAACCCCATGGAGCGGGTGTCTATTTATGACGCTAACCATAAGGAGGTACTCTCCTTTGGTAATAAACTCTTAGCTAATATTTCCTTTACCGAAGAAGGTAAGCAGGCCTTAGATAAGAATTTATCCTTTACCGAGTTTGAAAATGAAGAAGATATGACCACCTATGAATACACAGGCTTGATCAAGAATAAGAACCACCAGCCCATCGGTTCAATCCGAGTCCTGCGGAATGTTAACGATATTACCGAGGCGCAAAACCGCTTATTGATCGTGTCTGTAGGTGGGTCGGTGGTCATGGTCTTAATTCTTTTAGCGATTCTTTCTTATTACTTTAAAAAGATTGCCCAACCCATTTATTCCATTTCGGATGTGGTTGGTCGACTGTCTAAAAGTGACTACTCGATTCGTTACAACCAGTTGGGAGTGGCGGAAATTGACGAATTGGGAGACGATATCAATGACTTAGCCAGCAATTTATCCCGGCAAGATATCCAAATTTCCATGCAGGAGGAACGTTTACAACTCCTGATGGACTATCTGGTGGTGGGGGTTTTAATGATTGATAAAAAACACCGGATTAAAGTGGCTAATAAGGCAGCTTATAGTATTTTTGATTTAGATGATAACGTCATTAATCATAAATATGAAGAGGTGCTGACAGGTTATCGACTCTTACAAATGATAGAAACCTGCTATTCCACCAAAGAGAATGTTAACGATGAAGTTTACCTCTATTATCCTAAGGAATTGATTTTGGATGTTAATATTCTCTATGTTCCTAAGAAGGCCAATGTCTCTGGAATCAGTGAGCAGGTAGTGGTATTAGCCTATGATATTACTGAAATTCGCCGTTTAGAAAAAGTGCGCTCTGATTTTATTGCTAATGCTTCCCACGAATTAAAGACGCCTGTCACTGCCTTAAAGGGCTTTACAGAAACCTTACTCGATGGGGCCTTAGAAGATGAGGATACCGCTCGGGAATTTGTCGAGATTATGAACCGGGAAGCTAACCGGCTCGGTTATCTCATTAATGATATTTTAGATTTAGCTAAGATTGAACAAGACCAATTGGGGCATCGGAGTGAAACGGTGCAATTGAACCGTGTAATTGCTGAAGTCGTCCATTCTTTAGAAATTCCTGCCAGCGGAAACCGAGTGGAAGTCCACTATGATAATGACCTTGAAGCAGGCATCCGTTTTACTACTGAAGAAATGCGCTTGAAGCAGATTTTGACTAATCTAATCAACAATGCGATCAAATATAACAAGGCTGAGGGGGGCCAAGTTTGGATTAGTTCTACAGTGACTGAGGATGATAAATATGTGGTGATTGCTATAAGAGATAATGGACTAGGAATTCCTGACGAAGATATCCCCCGGATTTTTGAACGTTTCTATCGGGTGGACAAGACCCGGTCAACCGCTTCTGGTGGGACTGGTCTCGGTCTCTCTATTGTCCGTAATTTAGTCGCATCAATGAGTGGCAAGATTGACGTGGTCAGCGAACTTAATGAGGGATCGACGTTTACCGTCTATTTACCTAAAAACGATAAAAATTTATTAGAAACAGAAGCAGATGCCTCTCTGTCTGCTGATAGTGAATAG
- a CDS encoding substrate-binding domain-containing protein: MALKFKPLGKLVMALGVTATLAACGNGGSEGSNTADGGSESAGDFSGTINVTTREEGSGTRDAFQEIIDFEEPVASALVQNGTDQVLSYVAGDTYSIGYISLGSMNDTVKALKIDGVEATEENVANDSYKIARPFNIVYPGELEGAAKDFHDFIFSKEGQDIVLENGYVPVKSDAEAYSGDGSASGTINIAGSTSVGPVMEKLKEAYEQKNPNVQINITQNGSGAGVTGAQEGTADIGMASRELKEDETGVTAEAIAKDGIAVIVNKENPTDDLSVDQIRGIYTGEILDWSELNQ; encoded by the coding sequence ATGGCATTGAAATTCAAACCACTAGGTAAGTTAGTTATGGCTTTAGGTGTAACAGCAACTTTAGCTGCTTGTGGTAACGGCGGTTCTGAAGGCTCAAATACTGCAGATGGTGGTAGTGAATCAGCTGGTGATTTCTCAGGTACTATTAACGTCACCACTCGTGAAGAAGGTTCCGGTACCCGTGATGCTTTCCAAGAAATTATCGATTTTGAAGAACCAGTAGCGTCTGCTTTAGTTCAAAACGGTACTGACCAAGTGCTTTCCTATGTAGCTGGAGATACATATTCCATTGGATACATCTCCCTTGGTTCAATGAATGATACCGTTAAAGCCTTAAAGATTGACGGTGTCGAAGCAACTGAAGAAAATGTTGCCAATGACAGCTACAAGATTGCTCGTCCTTTCAATATTGTTTACCCTGGTGAATTAGAAGGCGCAGCTAAAGACTTCCATGACTTTATCTTCTCTAAAGAAGGGCAAGACATTGTCTTAGAAAATGGTTATGTTCCTGTGAAGTCTGATGCTGAAGCATATAGCGGTGATGGTTCTGCAAGTGGTACCATTAATATCGCAGGTTCAACTTCTGTTGGTCCGGTTATGGAAAAACTAAAAGAAGCTTATGAACAAAAGAATCCAAATGTCCAAATTAACATTACCCAAAATGGTTCTGGTGCAGGGGTTACCGGTGCTCAAGAAGGTACAGCTGATATCGGTATGGCTTCTCGTGAATTAAAAGAAGACGAAACTGGTGTAACAGCTGAAGCAATTGCTAAAGATGGTATTGCAGTAATCGTCAATAAGGAAAATCCAACAGATGATTTATCTGTAGACCAAATTAGAGGAATTTATACAGGAGAAATTCTTGACTGGTCAGAGCTAAATCAATAA
- the pstC gene encoding phosphate ABC transporter permease subunit PstC, whose product MQKNTLEVVMKWIFFICAAVSILALLAICYFIFAGSIPFLSDYGLGNFLFGSSWRPRQGDFGIAPMIVGSFYVTLLAIAIGVPAGIFTAVFMAFYCPKKLHTWLKPAVNLMAGIPSIVYGYFGLVVLVPAVRSFCQSLGISSTGMSVFTAGLVLGIMILPTIITTSESSLRAVPKSYYQASVGLGATHDRTAYRIMLPAARSGVLAAVILGIGRAVGETMAVIMVAGNQAIFPKGLFKGVRTMTTNIMLEMAYASGTHRDALIATGAVLFVVILIINGVLAIVNRKGGNH is encoded by the coding sequence ATGCAGAAGAATACTTTAGAAGTCGTCATGAAATGGATCTTTTTCATCTGTGCGGCTGTTTCAATTTTAGCATTATTAGCTATTTGTTATTTCATTTTTGCGGGAAGTATTCCTTTCTTGTCGGATTATGGACTAGGAAACTTCTTATTTGGTTCTAGCTGGCGCCCGCGTCAGGGAGACTTTGGAATTGCTCCAATGATTGTTGGTTCTTTTTATGTGACTCTCTTAGCGATTGCTATTGGTGTCCCTGCAGGAATTTTCACTGCGGTCTTTATGGCCTTTTATTGTCCCAAGAAACTCCACACCTGGTTGAAACCTGCTGTTAACTTGATGGCCGGGATTCCATCCATTGTCTATGGGTATTTTGGTTTAGTGGTTCTGGTTCCAGCTGTTCGTAGTTTCTGCCAATCTCTAGGGATTTCAAGTACCGGGATGAGCGTTTTTACAGCGGGTTTAGTTTTAGGAATTATGATTTTACCAACCATTATTACCACTTCTGAATCATCCCTAAGAGCGGTTCCTAAGTCCTACTATCAAGCCTCTGTTGGTCTGGGAGCGACCCATGATCGAACGGCTTATCGAATTATGTTGCCAGCGGCCCGGTCAGGGGTGCTAGCAGCGGTTATCTTAGGTATTGGTCGTGCAGTTGGAGAAACCATGGCGGTAATTATGGTTGCTGGTAACCAAGCTATTTTCCCTAAAGGACTCTTTAAAGGAGTCAGAACCATGACCACTAACATTATGTTAGAAATGGCTTATGCTTCTGGGACTCATCGTGATGCCCTGATTGCGACGGGTGCAGTCTTATTTGTGGTTATCTTAATCATCAATGGTGTACTAGCTATTGTAAACCGTAAAGGAGGCAACCACTAA
- the pstA gene encoding phosphate ABC transporter permease PstA, with translation MADKLLRALTYLFTLFTFGWLFFIILYVLVKGVPYLSPELFAWNYTTENVSMMPSIITTIYIVLGSLLIAVPLGVFAGFYLVEYAGKNNKWVEAIRIATDTLTGVPSIVYGLFGMLAFVLAAQFQYSVLAGILTMAIMVLPLIIRNTEEGLMSVNDSLRFASYGLGAGKLRTIFRIVLPVAMPGILSGVILAIGRIVGETAALMYTLGTSTSLPKSLFSSGRTLALHMYVLSTEGLHRNEAMATGVVLLILVLIINGTSTWLSNKLGAQGGQQ, from the coding sequence ATGGCAGATAAATTACTACGTGCTTTGACTTATCTCTTTACCTTATTTACTTTTGGTTGGTTATTTTTCATTATTCTCTATGTTCTAGTAAAAGGGGTTCCTTATTTATCACCAGAACTATTTGCTTGGAATTATACCACTGAGAATGTGTCGATGATGCCTTCTATCATCACCACCATTTACATTGTTCTAGGGTCCTTACTCATTGCAGTGCCTTTAGGAGTCTTTGCTGGTTTCTACTTGGTAGAATATGCTGGTAAAAATAATAAATGGGTGGAAGCCATTCGAATTGCTACAGATACCTTGACAGGGGTACCTTCCATTGTGTATGGTTTATTCGGTATGCTTGCCTTTGTTTTGGCAGCACAATTCCAGTATTCCGTTTTAGCCGGGATTTTAACCATGGCAATCATGGTCTTACCCTTAATTATCCGTAATACCGAAGAAGGTTTAATGTCAGTTAACGATAGCTTACGCTTTGCCTCATATGGCTTAGGGGCAGGTAAGTTACGGACCATCTTTAGGATCGTTTTGCCAGTGGCTATGCCAGGGATCTTATCAGGGGTTATCTTGGCTATCGGTCGTATCGTAGGTGAAACGGCAGCTCTTATGTATACCTTAGGGACTTCGACTAGCTTACCAAAATCACTCTTTTCATCCGGGAGAACCTTAGCCTTACATATGTACGTGCTTTCAACTGAAGGCTTACACCGTAATGAAGCGATGGCAACGGGTGTGGTATTGCTGATCTTAGTTTTAATTATTAACGGAACATCAACATGGCTATCCAATAAATTGGGAGCACAAGGAGGACAACAATAA
- the pstB gene encoding phosphate ABC transporter ATP-binding protein PstB, giving the protein MSAHNMDLWYGNFQALEDIDIEIYEKQVTALIGPSGSGKSTFLKSLNRMNDLVDGCRIDGTIELEGKNIYDKNINLNLLRKEVGMVFQQPNPFPMSIYDNVAYGPRTHGIRDKNELDQIVEESLRGAAIWDEVKDDLSKSGLAISGGQQQRVCIARALAVKPEVLLMDEPTSALDPISTLKIEDLINDLKEEYTIVIVTHNMQQAARVSDYTAFFYADPELGGGHSRIIEYGPTEQIFNNPQQEQTADYVAGRFG; this is encoded by the coding sequence ATGAGTGCCCATAATATGGACCTCTGGTATGGTAATTTTCAGGCTTTGGAAGATATTGATATTGAAATTTATGAAAAACAAGTGACTGCTCTGATCGGACCTTCTGGATCAGGGAAATCCACCTTTCTTAAATCTTTAAACCGTATGAATGACCTGGTTGATGGTTGCCGGATTGACGGGACCATTGAATTAGAAGGTAAAAATATTTACGATAAAAATATCAACCTTAATCTTTTACGTAAGGAAGTAGGAATGGTTTTCCAACAACCTAACCCTTTCCCAATGAGTATTTATGATAATGTGGCTTACGGGCCTCGTACCCACGGTATCCGTGATAAAAATGAACTTGATCAAATTGTGGAAGAATCCTTACGTGGTGCAGCTATTTGGGACGAAGTCAAGGATGACTTGTCTAAGAGTGGTTTAGCTATTTCTGGTGGGCAACAACAACGGGTATGTATTGCGCGTGCCTTAGCCGTAAAACCAGAAGTCTTACTCATGGACGAACCCACTTCAGCCCTGGACCCAATATCCACTTTGAAGATTGAAGACTTAATTAACGATCTTAAAGAAGAATATACCATTGTTATCGTGACCCATAACATGCAACAAGCTGCTCGGGTATCCGATTATACTGCCTTCTTCTATGCTGATCCTGAATTAGGTGGTGGCCATTCTAGAATTATCGAATATGGCCCAACAGAACAAATCTTCAACAATCCCCAACAAGAACAAACTGCCGACTATGTGGCTGGTCGTTTTGGTTAG
- a CDS encoding DUF4298 domain-containing protein, which yields MEAEARIQVMENHADQLATLLTDFSKSLEAYAKGQAAVKKLSDYYGSEEWYRDFEASNQGALPSDLKCGVLSEDQVYNLLTDNYDLAIRMLEIATQVIKNY from the coding sequence ATGGAAGCAGAAGCTAGAATCCAGGTAATGGAAAACCATGCCGATCAATTGGCCACTTTACTTACTGATTTTTCTAAGTCTCTAGAGGCATATGCTAAGGGCCAAGCTGCCGTAAAAAAACTTAGCGACTATTATGGAAGTGAAGAATGGTATCGTGATTTTGAGGCTTCTAACCAGGGAGCTCTTCCTAGTGACTTAAAATGTGGTGTGCTTTCTGAAGATCAAGTCTATAATTTACTTACAGATAACTATGATTTAGCTATCCGTATGTTAGAAATAGCCACACAAGTTATTAAAAATTATTAA